Below is a window of Oceaniferula flava DNA.
GAGATCGCTATTGTGAGGGAGGGTGTTGTAAGCCGGAAAGCCTCTTTGAAATTAGCAAACGATCGCCGTGAACTCGGAGTCGTCAGTGAATTGGATGTTGCGCAGGCTCAAGCTTTGTTAGCTAGTAGTGAGGCTGATCTTGCAGCGTTACTACGTGAGCGAGCAGCCCAGGAAGCATCACTCGCAGTTTTGGTTGGAAAGCCAGCATCGAACTTTTCGGTTGCAGCCCGGCGTCTTACAGGCAGACCTCCATCCATTCCTGCTGGACTTCCTTCTGAGTTAGCTCGTTCCCGACCTGACATCCGTCGTGTTGAAAGACTTTTAGCTGCTGAAAATGCACGTGTCGGCGTCGCAGTTGCAGCTTTCTATCCATCCATCAGTCTAAATGGTAACGTTGGGGTGCAGGCATCTGATATTTCCGATATGTTCACGAAAGGGGCTCGTTACTGGGGGATTGGGCCAAGTGTGTATTTGCCAATCTTCACCGGCGGTCAGAACAAGGCGAACTTGCAGCGCTCCAAGGCGCGCTACGAGGAGGTGCTTGAGCTCTATCAACAGACTGTGCTTGAAAGTTTGGCCGAAGTTGAAACCGCATTGTCGGCGGTGAAACATTATCGTCGTCAAGTGTCGGCCCAGAGCCGCGTGGTGACAGCTTCCAATGAGGCAAGGAACATTGCCAAAGCTCAATACGAAGGGGGCACGGTGAACTATCTGAATGTGTTAGATGCCGAACGCACAGCACTCAATGGTGAACGAGAGCAGGCCCGTCTGAAGGGAGCTGAGTATATCAATGCCGTGCAGCTCATCCGTGCTTTGGGCGGACGTTGGTAGAAGCTTTATAACTTATAAATAGTAATTAGATCATGAAACAATTAATCTGGATGACCTCCGCAGCAGCAATCTCTTTGGTAGCGAGCTGTGATAAGAAAGCAGCCCAACAAGGTGCGGCACCACCCAAGGCGTTGGTTGAATTTGTGCACCCTGAAAAAAAGGAAATCATCGATTGGGATGAATACAACGGACGCCTTGAGGCCATGGAAAGTGTCGAAGTCCGCGCCAGGGTGGGTGGCATGTTAGAGGAGATCCATTTCACGGATGGACAAATGGTCGAAAAAGGAGATCTGCTATTCACCATTGATGCCAAGCCTTTTGCCGCAGCTCTAGCAGCAGCCGAAGCTGACCTTGCGCAGGCAGAATCAGCCAGAAATTTGGCTAAAACGAACTTCGAACGTGGCCAGAAGCTGCTGTCGCGCAACGCGATTTCAAAAGAAGAAGCCGACATCCGCTCCGGCGATTTCACCGTGGCCGAGGCTCGAGTGCAGGCAGCCAAAGCGCGTGTCGAAACAGCTAAACTCGATACCGATTATACCAAAGTGAGAGCGCCTATCGGTGGTCGTATCTCAGATCACTATGTTTCCACCGGCAACTTGATTAGCGGTGGTTCTGCTCAGTCGACCTTGCTGACCCGGATTGTTTCGGTGAACCCGATCTATTGTCGGATCGATGCTGATGAAGCCTCCGTGCTGAAATACATGCGTCTCGATCAAGAAGGTAAACGTAAATCCGCTAGAGATCACAAAGTGCAAGCGCAGCTCGCGATCACTGGCGATCAGGGCTACCCGAGAGAAGGATACGTGGACTTCGTTGATAACTCACTGAACCCGGAGACTGCAACACTTCGTGCACGGACTATTTTTGAGAATAAGGACGGTCTACTCGTTCCTGGAATGTTTGCCAAAGTCAGGCTGCCTGGCAGTGGCAAGTTTATGGCCACCTTGGTGCCTGAGATTGCCATCCAGACGCAACAAGACTTTACCTTCCTGCTGACGGTGGATGGCAACGAAACGGTCAAGGTGGTGCCAGTCGAATTAGGGCCAACCTATGGAGACATGAGAGCCATCAATGGCGAGCTTCCGGCTGATCTACGCGTCATTGTTTCAGGCATCACCGGTGCCCGACCGGGAGCTTCGGTGCAGGCAATTCCCTTCGAAGACGATCAAGCTACTGCTGGGAAATAGAGTCGAAGAGATTCTAACCTATACATATTTACAGTCATGAAACTACCTCAGTTTTTCATCGATCGACCGATTTTTGCTTCGGTGATCTCCATCGTCATCATGCTGGTAGGCGGCATTGCCTACCTGACCTTACCGGTGGCGCAGTATCCAGAAATTGCTCCACCTACTATTCAGGTGACAGCCAGCTATCCGGGTGCCAGCCCTGATGTTTTGGCCGAGACGGTTTCCACTCCGTTAGAGCAGGAAATCAATGGGGTGGAGAAAATGATCTACATGACCTCCCAGAGCACCAGTAATGGAGCGGTGACGATCACCGTGTCTTTTGAACAAGGCACGGATGTGGATGAAGCTCAGGTGCTGGTGCAGAACCGGGTGTCGCGCGCCTTGCCCAAGCTGCCCGAGTTAGTGCAGCGCACCGGTGTGGTGACGGAAAAGGCCAGTCCCGATCTTCTGTTAGTAGCGCATTTGATTGCCGATGATGGTGAGTTGAGCCAGCTTTTCGTAGGCAACTATGCCTACCTGCGAGTCAGAGATGAACTGCTCCGCTTGAACGGGGTGGGCAATGTCACCGTCTTCGGTGCCAGCGAATACAGTATGCGGGTGTGGCTCGATCCACAAAAACTAGCAGCCCGGAACCTCACCTCCGGCGATGTTCTTGCGGCTTTGAGCGAGCAGAATGTGCAGGTGGCCGCAGGCACGATCGGTAAGCAGCCGATGGATCAATCGATGGCGTTTGAGATGAGTGTGCTGGCCAAGGGCCGACTCAAAGACGCTGAGGAATTTGAACAAATCATTGTGAAAACCGGCGACTCCGGACAGATCGTGCACCTCGGTGAAGTGGCTCGCATCGAGCTGGGTTCGCAGGACTACTCCCGTGAAAGTTATCTCGATGGAAAACCGGCAATCGGTATCGGTGTGACCCAGAAACCTGGGTCGAATGCGTTAGAAACAGCTCAGGAGGTGGAGGACACCTTGGAGCGTCTGTCTCAAGATTTCCCCGTGGGGCTCAGCCACACCATCGTTTATAACCCAACCGTTTTCGTCGAGGAATCGATCAACTCCGTTTACCACACCCTGATCGAAGCGGTCTGTCTGGTGGTCATTGTGATTTTGGTATTCCTGCAGAACTGGCGAGCCTCGTTGATTCCGCTGTTAGCCATTCCGGTTTCCTTGATCGGTGCCCTTGGAGTGATGGCGGCGATGGATTTCTCGCTGAATAACCTGACCTTGTTTGGACTCGTGCTGGCGATCGGTATTGTGGTCGATGACGCCATTGTCGTGGTTGAGGGCGTTGAGCGCCATTTGGAAGAAGGCTTGAGCCCGAAAGATGCCACCAGCTTGGCGATGAAAGAGGTCAGTGGTGCCTTGGTGTCGATGGCGCTGGTCCTCTGTGCCGTGTTTGTTCCCACCGCATTCATCACAGGTATTTCCGGACAGTTCTATCAGCAATTTGCCATCACCATCGCGGTGGCCACCGTGATCTCCGCTTTTGTTTCACTGACTCTGAGTCCGGCGATGTGTGCCATTCTACTGCGTTCGCCAGATGCGAAAAAAGATTGGTTTCAGAAAGGTGCCGATCTGATTTTCGGTTGGTTCTTCCGCCTGTTTAACCGCTTCTTCAATAAGCTCTCGAATGTTTATGGCGGTATTGTGAAACGAGTGACGCGCTTCGCCGTGTTGATGCTGCTGCTTTACTTCGGCTTGGTAGGTCTCGGTGGTTTCACCTTCACCAAGGTGCCCAGCGGATTCATTCCCACTCAGGATCAAGGGTATTTAATTTTATCGATCCAGCTGCCACCTGCCGCCTCATTGAGTCGGACCCGTGACGTGGTGAAGGAAGCCGGTGAAATCGCTCGTGGCATCGATGGTGTCGGCCACACTGTGGAAATTGCCGGTTTCTCCGGTGCGACCCGCTCGATCGCGTCCAATGCAGCAGCCATCTTTGTGATCCTTGACCCCTTCGATGAACGCACCGCATCAGGGCGGAACTCGGCCGTGATCTCGGCGGACCTGAAGAAGGCACTGGCTCCCGTGACGGAGTCGAACAACGTGGTCATCGCGCCGCCACCAGTGCGTGGTATCGGCACCGGCGGAGGATTCAAGCTCATGCTGCAAAGCCAGGCCAATGGCAGTTATGACGAGCTGGAAAAGGTGACCCAGGAGTTCTTAATGAAGGTCAACAAAGACCCAAGCACGGCCTACGCCTTTACCACCTTCAGTGCCCAGACGCCGCAGTATTATGCTGACATCGATCGTGATAAGGCGAAGATGATGAATGTTCCGATGTCCAATGTTTTTGAGACCTTGCAAGTGGCCTTGGGCTCATCCTACGTGAATGATTTTAACCAGTTTGGTCGCTCCTACCGAGTGATCGCACAGGCGGAATCGCAATACCGCGATCAGGAAAGTGACGTCCGCCTGCTGAGCACACGGAACAGCGATGGCAAGATCGTCCCGCTCGGGTCCTTGGTGAAAATGAACCGGGTGACCGGCCCGGACCGTGTGGTTCGTCACAACCTTTACCCCACAGCAGAAATCATCGGCATCACCGCGCCCGGCGTGAGCTCCGGCGATAGTTTGGATGCGGTGGAGAAATTGGCTGAACAGCTACCACCCGGATATACTTTTGCCTGGATTGACATCGCCTATCAGGAGCGAGCTGCGGGGAACACAGCCGCGCTGGTATTTGCTTTGGCGGTGGTCTTTGTTTTCCTTCTGTTAGCGGCCCAGTATGAAAGTTGGGGACTGCCGATGGCGGTGATCCTGATTGTTCCGATGTGTCTGTTCAGTGCCATTGCCGGAGTCATGCTGCGCGAAATGGATAACAACATCCTGACCCAGATCGGCTTTGTGGTTCTGATTGGCCTCGCTGCCAAGAATGCGATTCTGATTGTCGAGTTTGCCCGCCAGCAGGAGGACGATGGGAAAGATCGCTTTGAAGCAGCCATCGAAGCCTGTCGACTCCGTTTGCGCCCGATCCTGATGACCTCCTTCGCCTTTATTCTAGGCGTGGTGCCACTGGTTATCTCCACCGGGCCTGGTGCCGAGATGCGTCAGTCGCTGGGAACGGCGGTGTTCGCCGGAATGTTAGGTGTGACCTTCTTCGGCCTGATCTTCACCCCGGTATTCTATGTGCTGGTTCGCGGTATGTTCCAGAAACGGCGCGATCGCCAAGCCCTGGAGGCCAAAAGTTAATGGATAGGATTTTAGTCAGTTGTGACAGTATATGTCACAACTGACTCTCTCCTAGATTGAGTTCGAGGAGGGCTGTGGGAAGATGTTGGACGTCATGACCAGCTCAGAAAAACCCGCCGATCCAGAACGCATCATTGAATTTGAATTCCTCCGTGCCACCGAAGCAGCCGCATTGAATGCGATGCGCTGGGCTGGTCGAGGTGAAAAAGAATCCGCCGACGAAGCCGCCTGTGATGCCATCCGCGGCATTTTCGACCTCATGGATATCCGTGGGGAAGTGGTCATTGGCGAGGGGATCAAAGACGAGGCGCCTGGTCTTTTCAAAGGTGAAAAGGTGGGCAAGTGGGGGGCTGAGGACTCAGTGTTCGACATCGCGCTCGACCCGGTGGATGGCACCACCAATATTTCCAAAGGCATGCCAAACTCGATTGCCTGCATCGCTGCAGCCATTCCTGAAGAAGGCAGCGATAGTGCGCTGCAGGACATTCCTGCTTTCTACATGACCAAGCTGGCCTACCCGCAAAAGGTGCGTTTGGCGTGGATGGCGGATCCTTCACTTCCACTCAGTCTGGATGCTCCCTT
It encodes the following:
- a CDS encoding efflux RND transporter periplasmic adaptor subunit, whose amino-acid sequence is MKQLIWMTSAAAISLVASCDKKAAQQGAAPPKALVEFVHPEKKEIIDWDEYNGRLEAMESVEVRARVGGMLEEIHFTDGQMVEKGDLLFTIDAKPFAAALAAAEADLAQAESARNLAKTNFERGQKLLSRNAISKEEADIRSGDFTVAEARVQAAKARVETAKLDTDYTKVRAPIGGRISDHYVSTGNLISGGSAQSTLLTRIVSVNPIYCRIDADEASVLKYMRLDQEGKRKSARDHKVQAQLAITGDQGYPREGYVDFVDNSLNPETATLRARTIFENKDGLLVPGMFAKVRLPGSGKFMATLVPEIAIQTQQDFTFLLTVDGNETVKVVPVELGPTYGDMRAINGELPADLRVIVSGITGARPGASVQAIPFEDDQATAGK
- a CDS encoding efflux transporter outer membrane subunit — protein: MTNHLSFFGAGAVLSITIGLSGCQIPSSDLAKPTAPTPAHYQHASSKNGKRQAKSDQWWLAFGDSRLNSLMSQVRDSNRDLRGGMKRVEQARALVISTRSGRIPQVSSSSSALRNGISGEVVRSTAGKTDGYTRNLYSLPVSVDWELDLFGRIRKGEAAAQADVQAAEEDYLALRLSLETQAATSYFTLRALDSEIAIVREGVVSRKASLKLANDRRELGVVSELDVAQAQALLASSEADLAALLRERAAQEASLAVLVGKPASNFSVAARRLTGRPPSIPAGLPSELARSRPDIRRVERLLAAENARVGVAVAAFYPSISLNGNVGVQASDISDMFTKGARYWGIGPSVYLPIFTGGQNKANLQRSKARYEEVLELYQQTVLESLAEVETALSAVKHYRRQVSAQSRVVTASNEARNIAKAQYEGGTVNYLNVLDAERTALNGEREQARLKGAEYINAVQLIRALGGRW
- a CDS encoding efflux RND transporter permease subunit; its protein translation is MKLPQFFIDRPIFASVISIVIMLVGGIAYLTLPVAQYPEIAPPTIQVTASYPGASPDVLAETVSTPLEQEINGVEKMIYMTSQSTSNGAVTITVSFEQGTDVDEAQVLVQNRVSRALPKLPELVQRTGVVTEKASPDLLLVAHLIADDGELSQLFVGNYAYLRVRDELLRLNGVGNVTVFGASEYSMRVWLDPQKLAARNLTSGDVLAALSEQNVQVAAGTIGKQPMDQSMAFEMSVLAKGRLKDAEEFEQIIVKTGDSGQIVHLGEVARIELGSQDYSRESYLDGKPAIGIGVTQKPGSNALETAQEVEDTLERLSQDFPVGLSHTIVYNPTVFVEESINSVYHTLIEAVCLVVIVILVFLQNWRASLIPLLAIPVSLIGALGVMAAMDFSLNNLTLFGLVLAIGIVVDDAIVVVEGVERHLEEGLSPKDATSLAMKEVSGALVSMALVLCAVFVPTAFITGISGQFYQQFAITIAVATVISAFVSLTLSPAMCAILLRSPDAKKDWFQKGADLIFGWFFRLFNRFFNKLSNVYGGIVKRVTRFAVLMLLLYFGLVGLGGFTFTKVPSGFIPTQDQGYLILSIQLPPAASLSRTRDVVKEAGEIARGIDGVGHTVEIAGFSGATRSIASNAAAIFVILDPFDERTASGRNSAVISADLKKALAPVTESNNVVIAPPPVRGIGTGGGFKLMLQSQANGSYDELEKVTQEFLMKVNKDPSTAYAFTTFSAQTPQYYADIDRDKAKMMNVPMSNVFETLQVALGSSYVNDFNQFGRSYRVIAQAESQYRDQESDVRLLSTRNSDGKIVPLGSLVKMNRVTGPDRVVRHNLYPTAEIIGITAPGVSSGDSLDAVEKLAEQLPPGYTFAWIDIAYQERAAGNTAALVFALAVVFVFLLLAAQYESWGLPMAVILIVPMCLFSAIAGVMLREMDNNILTQIGFVVLIGLAAKNAILIVEFARQQEDDGKDRFEAAIEACRLRLRPILMTSFAFILGVVPLVISTGPGAEMRQSLGTAVFAGMLGVTFFGLIFTPVFYVLVRGMFQKRRDRQALEAKS